Proteins from one Panicum virgatum strain AP13 chromosome 7K, P.virgatum_v5, whole genome shotgun sequence genomic window:
- the LOC120640175 gene encoding probable L-ascorbate peroxidase 3, peroxisomal codes for MTHQMRRGESGRKLCENPMKSIQPRSSPPKTRCSPLETSLAFSTPPLHSIPLFPPFSPSLPSLQNHSSPASLSPAPKVQTRAEIPCFLDNSFFFSFSASSSAAMSEVAPVVDAEYMAEIERARRDLRALIASKNCAPIMLRLAWHDAGTYDAKTKTGGPNGSIRFPQEHSHSANSGIKIAIDLLEPIKQKHPKITYADLYQLAGVVAVEVTGGPSIDFVPGRKDSSVCPEEGRLPDAKQGASHLRDVFYRMGLSDKDIVVLSGGHTLGRARPERSGFDGAWTKDPLKFDNSYFVELLKGDSDGLLKLPTDKALVEDHEFRRYVEIYAKDEEAFFRDYAESHKKLSELGFTPPRSAFSCKYRNKQKSLLVQAATGVAVAAAVVAWAYICESNKKIG; via the exons ATGACCCATCAGATGAGAAGGGGTGAAAGTGGTAGAAAGCTCTGCGAGAATCCAATGAAATCGATTCAACCTCGATCCTCCCCTCCAAAAACACGTTGCTCTCCTCTAGAGACATCCCTTGCTTTCTCCACGCCTCCACTCCATTCGATTCCTCTTTTCCCTCccttttctccctccctcccttccctaCAAAACCACAGCTCCCCTGCTTCTCTATCCCCTGCTCCAAAAGTCCAAACCAGAGCAGAGATCCCCTGTTTCCTGGACAACAGTTTCTTCTTCAGTTTTTCTGCTTCCAGTTCAGCAGCAATGTCAGAGGTAGCACCCGTGGTGGACGCAGAGTACATGGCAGAGATCGAGAGGGCGCGGCGGGACCTCCGTGCCCTCATCGCCAGCAAGAACTGCGCACCCATCATGCTCCGCCTCGC ATGGCATGACGCTGGCACTTACGACGCCAAGACCAAGACCGGAGGCCCCAACGGATCCATCCGGTTCCCACAGGAGCACAGCCACAGCGCTAATTCAGGGATCAAGATTGCCATTGACCTTCTAG AGCCAATAAAACAGAAGCACCCCAAAATCACATATGCAGACCTTTATCAG CTCGCCGGAGTTGTTGCCGTCGAAGTTACTGGTGGACCATCCATCGATTTCGTTCCTGGCAGGAAG GATTCTTCGGTTTGTCCAGAGGAAGGACGCTTGCCGGATGCGAAGCAAG GTGCTTCACATCTTCGAGATGTCTTTTACCGGATGGGATTGTCTGACAAGGACATAGTGGTACTTTCTGGTGGCCATACTCTG GGCAGGGCCCGTCCAGAGAGGTCAGGATTCGATGGTGCATGGACTAAAGATCCACTGAAATTTGACAATTCCTATTTCGT CGAGCTGCTAAAAGGAGACTCTGATGGGCTCCTGAAGCTCCCTACTGACAAAGCTCTTGTTGAAGATCATGAATTCCGTCGCTATGTGGAAATATATGCCAAG gATGAAGAAGCCTTCTTCAGGGACTATGCAGAATCACACAAGAAGCTCTCCGAGCTGGGCTTCACGCCCCCTCGCTCTGCCTTCTCGTGCAAATACAGAAATAAACAGAAGTCCTTGCTGGTACAAGCTGCAACTGGGGTTGCAGTTGCTGCTGCAGTTGTCGCATGGGCATACATCTGTGAATCCAACAAGAAGATTGGCTAA